One stretch of Candidatus Saccharibacteria bacterium oral taxon 488 DNA includes these proteins:
- a CDS encoding carboxylate--amine ligase, whose translation MKRILVTGAGGSPSANFIRSLRAADEEYYIVGTDADKYYLQRAEVDARYLAPLASDPKYTDFLNYVIEKEKIEFVHAQNDVEVGFLSENREKINAKTFFPAKETVKILQDKFESFKLWEKAGIKVPKTKLIEGRDTDLAALLEEMGGSMWIRAISGAGGRGSLPVHDVKSAKNWLDFQEKNGSWDGNFTVSELLEPETVTWMSLWKDGELVVAQGRKRLYWELAKISPSGVTGATGTGVTYSSDELDDIARRAVLAVDDKPDGLFGVDMAYDKNGIPNPTEINIGRFFTTHEFFTQAGLNMPEMFVKLGYGEDVPKLDKNTNPLPDDLVWIRGMDFKPVLSDMKTVEEGVAERDRILQEL comes from the coding sequence ATGAAACGAATTTTAGTCACAGGAGCTGGCGGCTCGCCATCAGCAAACTTTATTCGTTCGCTAAGGGCGGCTGATGAAGAATATTATATTGTTGGCACAGATGCAGATAAGTATTATTTGCAGCGTGCTGAAGTTGATGCCAGGTACCTGGCGCCACTTGCGAGCGACCCAAAATATACTGATTTCTTGAACTACGTTATCGAAAAAGAAAAGATTGAATTTGTCCACGCACAGAATGATGTCGAGGTCGGTTTCTTGAGTGAAAATCGAGAAAAGATCAATGCCAAGACATTTTTCCCGGCTAAGGAAACGGTGAAAATTTTGCAAGATAAGTTTGAGTCATTTAAGCTCTGGGAAAAGGCTGGCATTAAGGTGCCAAAGACTAAGCTGATAGAAGGCCGAGATACTGACTTGGCTGCGCTCCTCGAGGAGATGGGCGGCTCGATGTGGATTCGGGCTATATCGGGCGCTGGTGGGCGTGGGTCGCTTCCGGTTCACGATGTTAAGAGCGCTAAAAACTGGCTTGATTTTCAAGAAAAAAATGGCTCATGGGATGGTAACTTTACTGTGTCTGAGTTACTTGAGCCAGAAACGGTTACGTGGATGTCTCTCTGGAAAGATGGCGAATTGGTCGTGGCGCAGGGCCGTAAGCGGCTATATTGGGAATTGGCAAAGATTTCACCGTCTGGCGTGACCGGCGCCACTGGTACGGGCGTTACGTATTCAAGTGACGAACTGGATGATATTGCACGTCGAGCAGTGTTGGCAGTTGATGATAAACCAGATGGTTTGTTTGGCGTTGATATGGCGTATGACAAAAATGGTATACCAAACCCAACAGAGATTAACATCGGTCGCTTCTTTACAACACACGAATTCTTTACTCAAGCGGGCCTAAATATGCCAGAAATGTTTGTGAAGCTTGGGTATGGCGAAGATGTACCAAAGCTAGACAAGAACACTAACCCGCTACCTGATGATCTAGTATGGATACGCGGTATGGACTTTAAGCCGGTTTTGTCAGATATGAAAACAGTTGAAGAGGGTGTTGCCGAGCGCGACCGTATTCTTCAGGAGTTGTAA
- a CDS encoding Gfo/Idh/MocA family oxidoreductase, with translation MANKQEGKLRVAVIGTGNMGRNHVRNYFMLPESELVAIADVNPEAKSLAEDYKAKFFTDYKEMLEEARPDAVSVVVPTPFHLEVATEVMSRGIHCMLEKPIASSVEEADKLIACAKKNNVTFTVGHIERFNPVIKKLKQMVDDDAIGEITSVVCKRVGGFPAVEPKTDVIIDLAVHDVDIANYLLGQKPKSISSHGSRTRHSRKIDSAEILMDYGRASGFIQANWLTPVKIRKIALTGSLGYLEANYITQELVYYKHNMKKIEKEGFTEFVLQVGDPEKRIIKVDFEEPLAAELKAFLAKAMGRTAAIVDPSDAREALRVSLEAIAPFEK, from the coding sequence ATGGCCAATAAACAAGAGGGGAAATTGAGGGTCGCCGTCATTGGTACTGGTAACATGGGCAGAAACCACGTTCGTAACTATTTCATGCTTCCAGAGTCAGAGCTAGTAGCAATTGCCGACGTAAATCCTGAGGCAAAATCTCTCGCTGAGGATTATAAGGCGAAATTCTTTACTGACTACAAAGAGATGCTTGAAGAGGCGCGACCTGATGCGGTTTCTGTGGTGGTGCCAACACCATTTCATCTTGAGGTGGCTACGGAAGTTATGTCGCGAGGTATTCACTGTATGCTTGAGAAGCCGATTGCCTCGTCGGTGGAAGAGGCTGACAAGTTGATTGCTTGTGCTAAGAAGAATAACGTTACCTTTACGGTTGGTCACATTGAGCGATTTAATCCAGTCATCAAGAAGTTGAAACAGATGGTTGACGACGATGCCATTGGCGAGATCACCTCGGTGGTATGTAAACGCGTTGGTGGATTTCCAGCGGTGGAGCCAAAAACTGATGTCATCATTGACTTAGCAGTACACGATGTTGATATAGCGAACTACCTTTTGGGCCAAAAACCAAAATCTATTTCTAGTCACGGCTCACGCACTCGCCACAGTAGAAAGATTGATTCGGCGGAGATACTAATGGATTACGGTCGGGCTTCTGGGTTTATTCAGGCCAATTGGCTCACACCAGTGAAGATTCGCAAAATTGCTTTGACCGGATCGCTCGGTTATCTGGAGGCAAATTATATTACTCAGGAACTTGTCTACTACAAACACAATATGAAAAAGATCGAAAAAGAAGGTTTCACAGAGTTTGTGTTGCAGGTTGGCGATCCAGAAAAGCGAATTATTAAGGTTGATTTTGAAGAGCCGCTCGCCGCTGAGCTAAAAGCTTTTCTGGCGAAGGCAATGGGCCGTACCGCCGCGATAGTTGATCCAAGTGATGCTCGTGAGGCGCTAAGGGTGTCGCTAGAGGCTATTGCACCATTTGAAAAATAG
- a CDS encoding DegT/DnrJ/EryC1/StrS family aminotransferase encodes MISIAAPVIEEEERRAVNEVIESGMLAQGPKVAELEKNWAEYCGVKHALAVNSGTAAIHCALYATGVREGDEVITTPYSFIATINPIVMLGARPVLVDIDEETFNIDVSKIEAAITEKTKAIVPVDLYGQPCNWAKLQEIAKKYDLKIVEDACQAIGAEYQGVKAGALGDFGCFSLYATKNIMCGEGGIVTTNSDEAAAAIRSFRQHGMVAPYEYADLGYNYRMSDLHGAIAIEQLKKVEYFTKKRQENAHKLNDALAGVAGIKTPTVSDNRNHVYHQYTILLDKNIQRDQFIATLRDKGVGAGIYYPKPLHVYPHIAKLGYKVGDFPVAEDLAARVVSLPVHPKVTDEDIEVIVAAIKESINGQ; translated from the coding sequence ATGATAAGTATAGCAGCGCCAGTTATCGAAGAGGAAGAGCGTCGGGCGGTAAATGAAGTTATAGAATCAGGCATGTTGGCTCAGGGGCCAAAGGTTGCCGAGCTAGAAAAGAACTGGGCGGAGTATTGCGGGGTAAAACATGCGTTAGCAGTAAACAGTGGTACGGCAGCTATTCACTGTGCCTTGTATGCTACTGGTGTGAGAGAAGGCGATGAGGTCATTACTACGCCGTATAGCTTTATTGCTACTATTAACCCGATAGTAATGTTGGGTGCTCGACCAGTCCTTGTAGATATTGATGAAGAAACGTTCAATATCGATGTTTCTAAGATAGAAGCTGCTATTACTGAAAAAACAAAAGCCATCGTGCCAGTTGACTTGTATGGTCAGCCATGTAATTGGGCCAAGCTACAGGAAATTGCCAAAAAGTACGACTTAAAAATTGTTGAGGATGCGTGCCAGGCCATTGGTGCAGAATATCAAGGAGTAAAAGCTGGCGCGTTGGGTGATTTCGGTTGTTTCTCTCTGTATGCCACCAAGAATATTATGTGTGGCGAAGGTGGTATCGTAACGACAAATAGTGATGAGGCTGCAGCAGCGATTCGTTCGTTTAGGCAACACGGTATGGTTGCGCCATACGAATACGCAGATTTGGGATATAACTATCGTATGTCAGATTTGCACGGTGCTATTGCTATTGAACAGTTGAAGAAGGTAGAATACTTCACAAAGAAACGTCAAGAAAATGCTCACAAATTAAATGATGCCTTAGCAGGCGTTGCGGGCATTAAAACGCCGACCGTTAGCGACAATCGAAACCATGTATATCATCAATACACCATTTTACTAGACAAAAACATACAACGAGATCAATTTATTGCCACCTTGAGGGACAAGGGTGTTGGGGCTGGTATTTACTATCCAAAGCCTTTGCACGTATATCCACATATCGCAAAGCTTGGCTATAAGGTCGGTGATTTCCCAGTGGCTGAAGACTTGGCGGCACGAGTTGTGTCTCTGCCGGTTCATCCAAAGGTTACAGATGAAGATATTGAGGTAATCGTTGCGGCGATCAAGGAGTCTATCAATGGCCAATAA
- a CDS encoding VCBS repeat-containing protein, with translation MKKFLLSVGLSISICLGVLFTSLPVSATLNDFDPGNIMDDTVATNYGSMNAQQIQAFLNSKVPQCDTNGSQPAREFGRPDISRAQYASLRGWHGPPYTCLRDYRSGDRRSAAQLIFDAAQKYHVNPQLLIVLLQKEQALVTDVWPTRGQFRSATGYGCPDTAACDSKYFGLENQLEWAAKHFHYIITRNPNWYSPYTTGVNFVRWSPNAACGGSHVNIQNWTTAALYSYTPYQPNAAALAAGYGTGNGCSAYGNRNFYNYFTDWFGGTRSSSSFACRDGQNLPGVATGARIAPTRINGNRDTLTITVPNNTGSKCAEMHTWADAHLQTWSQHVATNSYTFNQQYSKVISQKVNHRNTVLTKVDYNGTASGRVEFHTWTQDGLRWLAHTATTAGPIDPRLSEVITADTNGDGVDEYYLINYEQTNTGMIEVHGWSNNGTSWFRHTATSHPAASMNTGRVIAADLDGDKKDEFIYVKYSNTSSGRVEFHVWDSSLKNWVRHTASNYPQAGYVVATNDIVAADLFGRGRDTIYYIKYRDTPHNKIEVHGWGDNQQSWDSHISTSSGTY, from the coding sequence ATGAAAAAGTTTCTACTCAGCGTAGGACTGTCGATATCAATCTGCCTGGGAGTATTGTTTACTTCATTACCAGTGTCGGCTACCTTGAATGATTTTGATCCAGGCAACATCATGGATGATACAGTTGCCACCAATTATGGATCTATGAATGCGCAGCAAATTCAAGCTTTTCTCAACAGCAAAGTTCCCCAATGCGACACTAACGGATCTCAACCGGCAAGAGAGTTCGGAAGGCCCGACATTAGCCGTGCTCAGTATGCTTCTTTGCGCGGCTGGCATGGTCCACCGTATACCTGTCTACGTGATTACCGATCGGGAGATAGAAGAAGTGCTGCTCAATTAATTTTTGATGCCGCCCAAAAATATCACGTCAACCCTCAACTTCTTATAGTTCTTCTACAAAAGGAGCAGGCGTTAGTGACTGATGTTTGGCCAACGCGCGGTCAATTTAGAAGTGCAACCGGCTACGGCTGTCCAGACACGGCCGCCTGTGATAGTAAATATTTTGGCTTAGAAAACCAACTAGAGTGGGCCGCAAAACACTTCCATTACATCATTACTCGTAATCCGAATTGGTATTCCCCATATACGACCGGCGTTAATTTTGTCCGCTGGAGTCCAAATGCAGCCTGCGGTGGATCGCATGTAAATATTCAAAACTGGACAACTGCCGCACTCTATAGCTATACACCATATCAACCAAACGCCGCAGCTTTAGCTGCCGGCTATGGCACGGGGAACGGTTGTAGTGCCTACGGAAATCGTAATTTCTACAATTATTTTACTGATTGGTTTGGCGGTACTCGTTCAAGCAGCTCCTTCGCCTGTCGAGACGGTCAAAATCTACCCGGCGTTGCAACCGGTGCTCGAATTGCACCAACCAGAATAAATGGTAACCGAGATACATTAACGATCACCGTACCAAATAACACTGGCAGTAAATGCGCGGAGATGCACACGTGGGCAGATGCTCACCTACAAACATGGTCACAACATGTCGCCACAAATTCATACACATTCAATCAACAATACAGTAAAGTTATCTCGCAAAAAGTAAATCACAGGAATACAGTATTAACGAAAGTCGACTATAATGGTACGGCAAGTGGACGAGTTGAGTTTCATACCTGGACTCAAGACGGGTTGCGCTGGCTAGCACATACCGCAACAACCGCCGGACCGATAGACCCACGATTATCAGAGGTTATTACCGCTGACACTAACGGCGACGGGGTGGATGAATACTATTTAATTAACTACGAGCAGACCAACACCGGAATGATTGAGGTGCACGGCTGGAGTAATAACGGTACAAGTTGGTTCCGACATACCGCGACAAGTCATCCCGCCGCCAGCATGAATACAGGTCGAGTCATCGCTGCCGATCTTGATGGCGACAAGAAGGACGAGTTTATCTACGTTAAATACAGCAACACTTCGAGCGGACGAGTTGAGTTTCATGTTTGGGATTCATCATTAAAGAACTGGGTACGTCATACCGCCAGCAATTACCCGCAAGCCGGCTATGTGGTAGCTACAAATGATATAGTGGCAGCTGATCTGTTTGGTAGAGGTAGAGACACGATCTATTACATTAAATACCGAGACACCCCTCATAATAAAATTGAGGTTCATGGGTGGGGCGATAATCAGCAATCGTGGGACAGCCACATATCGACCTCATCGGGTACATACTAA